A genomic window from Lotus japonicus ecotype B-129 chromosome 1, LjGifu_v1.2 includes:
- the LOC130734586 gene encoding serpin-ZX-like, producing MKNMMKNDVKGKEKKNRKRKLEESGRKEKRNRKRKLEESESATNEKPNRDRSQTDVALSIAKHLFLKNSNKDKNTVFSPLSLHVLLSIIAAGSDGATLDELLSFLGSDSTDHLNSSASKLISVARSDTSSVGGPELCFASGVWVEKSLAIHHSFKQLVATDYEASLTSVDFRNKAGKVVDEVNSWVQKETDGLVKDLVDPSSVDSLTRLIFANALYFKGKWFEKFDASMTRNYDFHLLNGTSVKVPFMVSKKKQFISTFKGFKVLGLPYKQGEDKRRFSMYIFLPNAKDGLPALVEQLTSNAGFLESKLPHQKVEVGDFRIPKFKISFGFEAPFVLKELGVVLPFSSDANLRKMVDSDLCVSNIFHKSFIEVNEEGTRAAAASAGIVSTRSWSPRPTRVDFVADHPFLFVIREEMTGTILFTGQVLNPLAG from the exons atgaagAATATGATGAAGAATGAtgtaaaaggaaaagaaaagaaaaatagaaagagAAAGTTGGAGGAAtcgggaagaaaagaaaagagaaatagaaagagaaaGTTGGAAGAATCCGAATCTGCGACGAATGAGAAGCCCAACCGAGACAGAAGCCAAACGGACGTTGCTCTTAGCATAGCAAAacatttgtttttgaaaaattcAAACAAGGACAAAAATACTGTGTTTTCACCACTATCGCTTCACGTTCTGCTCAGCATAATCGCTGCCGGTTCCGATGGCGCCACACTCGATGAGCTTCTGTCCTTCCTCGGGTCGGATTCCACCGACCATCTCAACTCCTCCGCCTCTAAGCTCATCTCCGTGGCGCGCTCTGATACTTCTTCCGTCGGCGGCCCTGAACTCTGTTTTGCTAGTGGTGTGTGGGTTGAAAAATCCCTTGCTATTCACCATTCCTTCAAACAACTCGTGGCTACTGATTATGAGGCCTCTTTGACCTCTGTTGATTTCCGTAATAAG GCGGGTAAAGTGGTGGACGAAGTTAATTCATGGGTTCAGAAAGAGACAGATGGCCTTGTCAAAGACCTTGTTGATCCTAGTTCAGTTGACAGCTTAACCAGACTCATTTTCGCAAATGCATTGTACTTCAAAGGTAAATGGTTTGAGAAGTTTGATGCTTCAATGACAAGAAACTATGATTTTCACCTTCTTAATGGCACCTCAGTCAAGGTTCCCTTCATGGTCAGCAAGAAGAAGCAATTCATTAGTACTTTTAAGGGATTCAAAGTCCTTGGTTTGCCTTATAAGCAGGGTGAAGATAAGCGTCGGTTTTCCATGTACATTTTTCTTCCAAATGCAAAAGATGGGTTGCCTGCTTTGGTTGAGCAATTGACTTCAAATGCTGGGTTCCTCGAATCCAAGCTTCCTCATCAAAAAGTAGAAGTAGGTGACTTCAGGATTCCCAAATTCAAAATTTCTTTCGGGTTTGAAGCTCCTTTTGTTCTTAAGGAGCTGGGAGTGGTTTTGCCTTTCTCATCTGATGCAAATTTGAGAAAAATGGTGGATTCTGACCTATGTGTTTCCAACATATTTCACAAGTCTTTCATTGAAGTAAATGAAGAAGGCACTAGAGCTGCAGCAGCAAGTGCGGGTATAGTATCAACGAGGAGTTGGTCGCCAAGGCCGACTCGGGTAGACTTCGTAGCTGACCACCCTTTCTTGTTTGTGATCAGAGAAGAGATGACTGGAACAATACTATTTACAGGGCAGGTGCTCAATCCACTTGCTGGGTGA